Genomic DNA from Desulfovibrio sp. UCD-KL4C:
AGCCGGCTGCAAGGGAATTGGAATATCCATACCGCTTCATTTCAGGGATGCCTACAGTCGCCATTGTCGCTGCTGTTGCAGGACTTGATCCGCAGACAGCTCCGAAGGCCGTGCATGCGGCTACGGTAGCCATTGCTAAGCCTCCCTGAATATTCCCGAGAAAGTGGTAAGCCGTTTTATAAAGTTTGCGACTTATGCCGCTGTTAAAAGCTAGCTGGCCCATTAAAATAAAAAGAGGAACTGTTGCCAGACTGTACGAAGAAAATGAATCATAAAAACTTCTGGATAATAAGTTTAGTCCACCTTTCATCGATATTAGAAACGAAAATCCGCTGAAGCCGACAAGAGTCATTACATATGCAACAGGCATACGGGTAAGAAAAAGAGCCAGCATTACTAATACACCGAGGATTCCGGCTGTACTCGGTTCCATATTACTTATCCCCCAAAAGATGCTTGGCTATTTCTTTAAGTAAAGTCAGTGTGAAACATCCAAATCCGAAAGCAAGTGAGTAGATTATCATATAGGTCGGCAGTGCGAGCGTCATTGTTACTTCGCCAGCATCTTTCAAACTTTGACCGTACAGAACAAGCCTCCACGCAACCACCGCGAAAAGCGCTGCGCTTACAATATTTGTTGCGCAGTTAATATTGTGACGAGTTCTGTGCTTAAATTTGCTGACAAGGAATTCCACTCCGATGTTGCTTTTCTGCGAATGGGTATAACCTAGGGACAACCCGGTCGTTAATACCGCAAGTACCGCAATAATTTCTTCAACTCCGAAGATAGGAGATCCTAATGCTCCACGGAATATGATATCTGCTCCAGTCAGCAGAGCCATACTGAGAAGACAAAATGCTGCAATATTTTTTAATATGGTTTCAAGTTTACTTATCAGGTTTGAACTTTTTAATTCACTCACATGGAGCTCCGTTAAAGAGGTGTAAGGTGTAAGTTGTTTTATTATTGTAAAAAAGTTTAAGATCAAATATATTTAGGATGCGGTTCTTAACACTATATTTTAGAAACGATGTCTGTTTGCAATTTTTCTTAATTATTGCATTTTTTGAGTGATTGAACTGTGAAATCTAAAATTTCTTTGCCGTTTAATCCCTTAGAATTTGTTACTTTCACATACTTATCCATCATAGGAGCGGCTTTTTCTTTCCAGCGTGCGCCTTCAGCTTTGCTTAAGGTAATAAACTTTCCACCTTTTTTAGTTAAAAATTCTTTACCGACAGCATCACTTTCATCCCAAGCCTGTCCGTGTTTTTTCGCCCATTCCTTGTTTATTTCAGTGATAATTTTCTGGAGATCAGCAGGTATTGAGTTCCATTTGTCCTTGTTCATTACAATGAAAAAAGTGGTTGTATATCCAACAGGGAAATCAAGTGTACAATAGTCTACAACATCAGCCATTTTCCAGCCTTTATTGCTTTCCATCGGATACATACCTCCGTTTACAACTCCTTTCCGGATAGCTTGATATGAATCAGGCATGGACATTGCGACAGGAGCACCACCAAGGATTTTAATCAATTCTGCGCAGTTTCCTGTACCGCGTAATTTTAAACCTTTTAGATCTTCTAAAGTTTTAACAGGTGTTTTTGCAGTAAAAAGGAGACCTGGTCCATGTGCGTGAAAGTACATAGGAGCAACATCATTAAATTCTTTTGGTTTAAATTTTTCGTATACTTCATTAGCTACCTTAGTAGCCGCGGTACCTGATTTATAACCTAATGGAAGATCAACTGCTGCCATTGTCGGGAAACGCCCGCGTGAGTAAGCGAGAGCTGAAAGGCCTATGTCAGAGATCCCTTCGACAACGCCGTCATAACATTGTTTAGCCTTAGTAAGTGTTCCGCCCGGGAAGTATGAAATTTTAATTTTATTATCTGTCCGTTTTTCTACTTCCTTGCACCATGCTTCAGCTAGTTTTGATTGAACATGAGTAGGCGGAAAAAAACAGGAGTAGGTAAGTGTTATGGGGGCTGCATTCGCAGAAAAAGGCATTGCTGCAAATCCGATTACTAAGGCAATGAAGGTAAGTAGTAGTCTTTTCATTTTCTCTCCATTAAGGCGTTGTTTTTAAGTTTAAGCTGTTACTTTTTTAGCCCATTTGCCAAAGCGAGGGTGATCGCAGCTTCGCGAACATCTTTTAGGTCTACAAATCCAGTTTGAAGAGCATTTTGAACCATGAACCCTTCAAAAAGAACGGTATTGAAAGCACCTAATTTTTCAGGATGGTAGTCAGTTTCAATAAACTTGCTAACTAAATTAGCAAAAACTTTTTCCGACAGCCTGTATTGGCTTAAACTGAGATCATCACGCAACTCCGGGATGCGTGATGCATAAACTGTAAATTCCAGAAAGACTTTAGCCCAGTTGTAGTCCTGCACAATTACTTCCAGAAAATCCCATATAATATGCATAACTTCTTCAAGACTTTGAGCTTTATCAAGTCTCTGATCTCTAGAATTGCGGTATGTTGTAAGTTTGTTTTCAACAATTTCTAAAAAAAGTTTATCCTTGCTTACCCAGTGTCGATAAAAACTTCCCTTTGAATACCCTGCATGGGTTGTAATTTCGGCGACAGTGGTTGCCATATATCCATTTAAACCGAAAAGTTCTTCCGCAGAATTTATTAATTCTTCTTTCGTTTGTTGAGATTTTTCTTTTTGTTTTCTAGCCATTTGGCTTTCTCCTAAACAATATTGTGGTCAACGGTCACAAAATGACCATTGGTCATCTTTGCAGAGATATAACTTTGAGGAATAATACTGTCAAGATTATTATCATTTGCTACATAAGAAGCGTAACGTAACAATTATAAATTACAAATTTGAACGGTTATCTTATTAGTTTAAACAAAGAATTATAAAATTTATTTATAATAAAAGCTGAGCTAATAGCGTAAGTTCGATTCTTTGTAATCTATTTGCTATATCTAGTTTATATATTTTAAAAAAAAGAGGCTCAAATCAAATGAGATTTATTTGGCTTATTTTTATATTTTTTGTTGTGAGTGTTGTTCCGTTTCAAGTTTCAGCACATCCGCTGGGTGAGGTTGTACAAGAAACCACAGTTCAAAATGAAGGTGAGCGGATTCTTATTATTTATGAAACGGCTATCGGGCCATCCATAACTGCTACCCTTGTCCCGGATGCGGATCATGATGGTGAGGTTACACCTAAGGAAGAAGCTGATCTAGCTCAAGCGATACATAAAATTCTGTATCCCAATATTGAAGTAGTTTTAGATGGTAAAGCAGTTGCAATGGATCTTTATTACGACTCCGTAGCTCCGGCGGTTGGGGGGTATAATAATGGTTTACGATTAAATTTGATTTATTCTCTTAGCATTTTTAATAATTCAAACAATCATGATCTTAAAATTTCTGATCATAATTTTAGAGCTGGAGAATTGAAGTGGTTAAAATGGTTTGTTCAGGCAGAGCCAAATGTTAGTAAGGTTGCAACTTCAAAAGATTCCAGAACATTAGATTATGCTTTCACAAGCAATGCCGTTAGTAAGATAAATTCAGAATCAACTTTAGGCGTTTCAGAAAATATTAATGATAAAAGTGCGCTCACGCCTGAACCCAAAGAAAATTCTAGTCAGGCGGCTTTGCGGGAATACCTTGCACAAGAGAATTTAGGAGCTTTGGCAACTATAGTTGCTCTAGGAATGGCCTTTATTTTAGGCATGGGGCACGCCTTAAGCCCAGGGCATGGAAAGGCTATGGTTGCAGCATATTTGATTGGGCGAAGCGGAAAAATTAAAGATGCTTTTACGCTTGGAATTATTGTAACGATTACTCATGTTGCTAGTGTTATTGTGCTGGGTGTTATTGCTTTGTTATTATCAAGGTATTTTTTGCCCGGAGATCTTTATCCGTGGCTTGGAGCTTTTTCAGGATTGCTCGTTTTTATTGTGGGATATGTCATGCTCGCAAAGCGAGCTTTGAGCGGGCATCATCATCACCATCATCATAGTAATGAAAATGAATCAACAAAAGAGAGTGGCGAGGTGTCATGGTGGTCAATGTTGAGCCTAGGAATTGCAGGAGGCATGGTTCCTTGTCCTACAGCTCTTGTTGTCTTGCTTGCTGCTGTTGCACTTGGAAGAATTGTTTTTGGACTTATGTTAATTTTTGCTTTTAGCTTCGGCCTTGCAGCAGTGTTAATTTTAATCGGAATTTTAACTGTTCGAGCATCAAAGTTAGTAGATACTTTTTCTGGGTCACGCCGCTGGATTGAGAATTTACCTGTTGCCAGTGCTGGTCTTGTTATGGTTGCAGGAATAGCAATTGCTTTAAATGCCTTAAGTGCTGGTGGAATTTTAAAGTTTTTACCATAACCTTGTTCTGAGTTTTCCCACAAAAAACCCCTCAGACAGATAACTGTGAGGGGTTAATAATATATATTGTTGTTATATTTAAATCTGGTCGCCGGTTTTTCCGAAACGACGCTGTCTTTTAGTAAAGTCGGCTAATGCTTTTTCCAGCTCATCTGGCGTAAAGTCCGGCCAATATACATCAGTAAAGTATAACTCAGAGTATGCAGCCTGAAACAGTAAATAGTTTGAAAGCCGCTGTTCTCCGCTGGTGCGGATAATTAAATCAGGGTCCGGCTGTCCGGCTGTATATAAATTTTCGGAAATAGTTTCTTGGGTAATTTGGTCTTCCCGAAGTCCCGAAGAAATTAATTTTTTACAAGCTCGCACCAATTCATCCCTGCCTGAATAATTCAGTGCAAGGTTTAATGTCATTGAGCTGCAATGCTGAGTTTTTTTTATGGTATGGGCAACAACCTGTTTTACGCCGAATGGGAAGTCTGAAAGTTCTCCCAAAACATTTAAGCGTATGTCCTGTTCACACAGATTCAACAGTTCTTTTTTTAAAAAAACAGTTAACAGATTGAAGAGCTGAGCTATTTCATCTTTTGGCCTTGCCCAGTTCTCTTTGGAGAACGTATACAAGGTCAAATATTTAATACCGAGTTCTCGGCTTTTTTCTACTATAGCTTTGGCTGCTTCAGTGCCTGCTTTATGACCTTCGCTGCGCGCAAGATCTCTAGCCTTTGCCCATCTACCATTTCCATCCATAATGATGGCTACATGTCGGGGCATCATTATGTTATATTTCCAGTATTTCCTTTTCTTTTGCTAAAAAGAGATCATCACATTTTTTGATGAATTCGTCAGTATGCTTTTGCACATCATCTTGTGAGTTATGCATTTCATCTTCATTGATTTCTTTATCTTTTTCGAGCTTTTTAAGTGTATCATTCATGTCGCGACGGACATTGCGGATAGCCACTTTAGAATCTTCAGTGAATTTTTTAGCTACTTTAACGAGATCTTTACGACGTTCCTCAGTTAAAGGCGGAATGCTGATGCGAATAAGTTTTCCGTCGTTAACAGGGTTCAGTCCCAAGTCGGACTTAAGCAGAGCTTTATCAATCAGAGCGAATGCTCCTTTATCCCATGGCTGTATAGTAATTGTGCGGGAATCCGGCACAGCAACTGAAGCCAGCTGGTTTATCGGAGTGGGAGTTCCATAGTAATCAACCTTAACATGATCTATCAGGCCGGTTGAAGCTCTTCCTGTGCGCAGTCTTACAAAGTCACCGCTGAGACTGGTTAGAGCTCCTTCCATTCTTTTAATGCCATCTGACATAATTTCATTAATCATTCTTTCCTCCATGAACTATTGTTCCGATCTTTTCACCTTTGACAACCCTTGTGATATTACCTTCTTCAAAAAGGTTGAAAACAATTATGGGCAGGTTGTTATCCATGGCTAATGAAATAGCTGTGGAATCCATAACCCCGATTCGTTTTTCAAGAGTTTCAATATAAGTGATAGATTCAAATTTAACTGCATCTGAATATTTCATAGGGTCTTTATCATAGACTCCGTCAACTTTGGTAGCTTTAATAATTGCCTCGGCCTTAAGCTCCATTGCTCTGAGAGCAGCAGCTGTATCTGTTGTGAAAAAGGGATTACCTGTTCCAGCAGCACAAATAACTACGCGTCCTTTTTCAAGATGGCGGATAGCTCTGCGGCGTATATAAGGTTCGGCAACAGCTTGCATCGGGATAGCTGACAACACTCGTGTGTCGCAGTCAAGTTTTTCAAGTGCGTCCTGAACAGCAAGGGCATTCATGACAGTTGCGAGCATTCCCATGTAGTCGGCTGAAGATCTATCCATTCCTTTAGCTGAAGCGGATAAGCCTCTAAAAATATTTCCTCCGCCGATAACTAAAGCAACCTGTACTCCGGTTTTGGCTACAGCTGCAATTTCTCTACAAAACTTGTTAATTGCCGCAGGTTCAATACCGAACTGCTGATCACCGGCGAGAGCTTCACCGCTGAGTTTGATCATTACTCGTGAATAGTGCAATTTGTCCATAGTTTACCACGTTTTTCCGCGGACATTGTCCGGTTATGGGTAGAAGCAGATCCGGAAAAGCTATGCTTTGAGTAGTAGGATATTCTCCACACTTAAGCTTCCGGTAAGCATTAACTGTTTTTTTAATATATATGAGTTTTTGATAACAGAGAGTCTGCTTCAATGAACTCGGCATAGTAAAATTGTTCCCTAAAAAAACTCAAATTCTTACGAGTTGTTACTCCGTATTGAATCTGAGTTGAAATTTTTTCCATCGCGATGTCTCCTAAAGTCCAGATGTCGTTCTTTCCGGCTCGGGTGTTTACTGCGTGGTGTAAAGGCATATAGGGAAAATTCTTTTACTGATCTCGTCCTTCGGCAGGAGAGCTGCCAAGTATCTAAAAATCGGGCAAAAAAAACGGGCCTTGCGGCCCGTTTTATAATCCGTCTTATTCTTCTTCGGCTTCTTCTGCACCACTTGCTGCTTCAGCAAGGTTGATGCGTGCGAATCGACCTATCTGCATATTCTCACCGAGAATAGCAATAGTTTCGTTAACTAAGTCTTTGATAGATTTCTTGTCATCTTTAATGAAAGGCTGTTCAAGAAGACAAACTTCCTTGTAATATTTCTGAATACGTCCAATAACGATCTTTTCAGCGATATTAGCAGGTTTACCTTCTTCGATAGCCTGCTGCAGGTAAATTGCTTTTTCTTTTTCAAGAATATCCTGAGGAAGTTCATCAGGGCTTACACAAAGTGGGTTGGTAGCAGCAACCTGCATAGCAACATCTTTAGTAAGCTGAATGAACTGATCAGATTTAGCAACAAAGTCAGTTTCACATTTAACTTCAACTATAGCAGAGAGCTTACCGTTGCTGTGCATGTAAGACCCGATAAGTCCTTCACTTGTAGTACGGCCAGCTTTTTTAGCAGCTTTAGAAAGTCCTTTTTCGCGAAGGTAGGTAACAGCTTTTTCTTCATCACCATCACATTCAGCGAGTGCTTTCTTACAATCCATCATGCCTACACCGGTAAGTTCGCGTAGGGATTTTACCATCTGGGCGGTAACAGCAGCCATGATTACTTAGCCTCCTGAGCAGTTTCTTCTTCTTTAGTTTCAGGAGCAACAGCTTTTTCAGTTGCTTTAGTTTTTTCTTCTACCATAGTAGTTTCTTCTTTGCGACGAGCTGCACCTTCGATGCATGCATCAGCCATGTGAGCTGCGAACAGCTTAATAGCGCGGATAGCGTCATCATTACCTGGGATGATGTAATCAACCAAGTCTGGGTCACAGTTAGAGTCAACAACAGCAACTACTGGGATACCGAGTTTGCGGCATTCAAGAATAGCAATATGTTCACGCTTGGGGTCAATGACGAATGCTACGGCAGGAGCTCCGTTGAGATCTTTAATACCGCCGAGTGCGAGGGTAAGTTTTTTAACCTCGCGGCCCATCATTACGATTTCCTTTTTAGGGAAGCGTTTGATGGAACCATCTTCGAACATTTCTTCAAGGTTTTTAAGGCGATCAATACGACGTTTGATTGTCTGGAAGTTGGTGAGAGTTCCACCCATCCAACGATGTGTTACATGAAACATTCCTGCGCGTGCAGCTTCAGTTGCAACAGCTTCCTGAGCCTGACGTTTAGTTCCGATGAAAAGTACTTTTCCACCTTTTGCAACAGAGTCAGCAATGAAGTCGTGAGCTTTACGGAAAAGTTTAACAGTCTGCTGGAGGTCCATGATGTGGATTCCGTTACGTGCGCCAAAGATGTAAGGACGCATTTTAGGATTCCATCTGCGAGTCTGGTGACCGAAATGAACGCCTGTTTCCAGCATTTGTTTCATAGTTACATAAGCCATAATAATTCTCCTGGGTTTTATCTTCCACCTTGGCATCAACAGACTTCACAACATTTGTAAAGCACCCTTATTCGACCAAGGTGTGCGAATTTAGCTACGCACAATTACGGGAAAAATGATTTGAAATCAACCCCGAATGCGAGCAAAAGTAAAATACTTTAAAAGAACTGTAAATTCACCGTTAGGTCGAGCCATGCTTCCTATTGCACAGGTGTGCGGATAGGTTCATGATTTATTACTGTATTGGATAAAATACCTACGCCCTCTATTTCCACATCTACCTTATCTTCTGGGGATAATGTTCCGATTCCTGGAGGAGTTCCTGTCAAGATGACATCACCCGGGGTAAGAGTCATAATGTGAGAAATGAAACTTACAAGCTGTACTGGATTGTAAATCATGTCTGAGGTATTACCTTCCTGCCTAACCTTGCCGTTCACTATTGTTCTTAGTGATAGAGAGTTTGGATCAGTAATTCCGGTTTCAATGCATGGTCCTATGGGAGCAAAGGTGTCAAATCCTTTGGCTCGCGCGAAAATTGTATCTTTTTTTTGAAGATCTCTGGCTGTCACGTCGTTGGCACAGGTGTATCCAAAGATATGTTTTGCTACGTTTTCCGGCAGTATATTTTTCCCAGTCTGGCCGATAATAATTGCCAGCTCACCTTCAAAATCAACCTGTTCGGACATGGCCGGAATAACTATTTTATCACCGTTACCGATTACAGCAGACGGCGGTTTAAAGAAAATCATGGGGTCTTCAGGAATTTCCATACCCAGTTCACGAGCATGCTCATGGTAGTTAAGGCCGGCGCATATTATTTTTGAAGGTACGGCTACCGGCAGTATTGTGCATTCCGTAGCTGGTAGAAGACTCTTCTCATTATCTTTTGACAACAGTGGTTTGAAAAAATTATTGTCCTCGATAGTTGCGTAAAATACTGACCCGTTGTGTTTAATTCTAAAGACTTTCATTTTAACCCTTTAAGTTTTTTTATTATAATTGGGGTAACTTATCATAACTTTAAAAAAATATCATGTGTTCTTTCGGGCTAAATTACAGGTAGTTATAGATTTAAATTTCGCATTTGGAGTCTATCTCCTGAGCTTCGTTCCCGGTCAGAGAAATAATGAGCGGGATTACCACGGGGTCGCGGCCTAAAACTTTACGGAAAAATCTTCGTAAGGCTGAGCGGATTCTTTCTTTAAGTTTAACGGTCTGTCCCGGAGGAATATTTTCAAAAACATCTAAGATTATACATTTAGCATCTTCAAGGACATGTGAATATTTCTGTTCAAAAACAAATCCCTTGGAAGTAACTTCCGGCCCGCGAATGATTTCTCCGGTGTTAACGTCAATAACTATGCTAACGATGACGAGTCCTTCTCCTGCTAAAAGTTGTCGCTCCTTAATTACAGACTGACCTACATCGCCGACACCTTTACCGTCTACAAGTGTGCATTGAACTGGTATTGCTTCTTCAACACGGATTCCGTGAGTCAGAAAGGTGATAGGTTCGCCGTCTTCAATAACTAAAGCTCTTTCTGGAGCTACGCCTGTTTCAACTGCGAGTCTGGAATGTTTAACCAGATGTCTGTATTCACCGTGGACAGGAATAAAATATTTAGGCTTAACCGTTTCAAGCATGGTTCGCAGTTCTTCTTTGTGTGCGTGGCCCGATGCATGAATACCATGTTTTTTTTCATGAAGGACTTCTGCCCCAAGCTTATAAAGTCTGTTGATGACTCGTGTTATAGCTTTTGTATTACCAGGGATAAAGCGGGAAGACATGAGGATAAGGTCACCCTTATGTATCTTGAGTTGGCGATGCTCTGCGGTTGAAAGCCGTGAAAGTGCGGCAAGAGCTTCTCCCTGTGAACCTGTTACCAATATAACTATTTCGTGATTATCGTAGTATGGTAGATCTTCTATTTCTACAATTGCGGAAGATGCAATGCGTATCTGTCCCAGATCTCTGGCCAGATCAATATTTCTGGCAAGGCTTCTACCACTGATTGCTACTTTTCTGCCTGTTTCAGCTGCAAGGTCGAATATTTCCTGCATCCGCTGGATATGACTCGAAAAAAGAGTTACTAAAATGCGTCCTTCCGCGTCTTCAAATATATTGCGCATGGCCCCTTTAATGTCTCTTTCAGTCAGGGCGTATCCGTCCTGTTCAATATTGGTTGAATCTGAAAGAAGTAGGGTTACTCCTTGGCTTGAAAATTCTTTGATGGCATTTAAGTCAGTTCCATGCCCATCAAGAGGAGTGCGGTCTATTTTAAAATCACCTGTATGTATGATTCTTCCTACAGGAGTTTCAATCCCGAGTGCAAAGCCGTCTATTATCGAGTGACAGACTGGGAAAAAGTTGAAAAATAAATCACCGAACTGAACTCTGTCATAGGCTTTAACTTCGCGCAGATCGACGTAATCAATTAGATTATGTTCTTGTAGTTTGTTTTCAACCAAACCCAGAGTAAATTTAGAGCCGTAAACAGGTACGTTAATATAAGGAAGAAGCCACGGCAGTGCTCCGATATGATCTTCATGCCCGTGAGTTAAAACAATCGCTTTAAGGCGATCTTTCAGAGCAAGAATATGGTCAAACCGTGGAATGGCAACATCTACACCAAAAAGAGCATTGTCTGGAAAGAGTAGCCCGCAGTCTACAATAACGACATTCTCTTCAGTGCTGAGCATCATGCAGTTAAGGCCGATTTCTCCAAGTCCACCAAGTGGGCATACCGTTAGCTGGTGCTCACTCATTCCTCATCTCCGCATAAGCTTTATCCATAATATCCTGTAAATCTTCTTTTATTTTCTCCCTTTCCTTTAAGGAATACTTACTTGTATCGATAGGAGGGAGAGCTTTAATTTTAATTTTTTGGCAAGGACTCATTATAAGCTTACCTTTATAAAGAACTTTTTCAGGCCCAACCATTAATATTGGAGCTATTGGTTTTTGACATTTTAAAGCCAGAATCATTCCGCCGATTTTAAAGGGTAAAAGCTTATTAGGATTGGGATTCCGTGTTCCTTCAGGAAAGATTAATGGAGAATGCCCACTGTTTGCGACATCTACAGCATGTTGAATGTCTTTCATTCCTTTTCTGCTGTTTTCTCTATCAATTGAAATATGTTTTGCCGCAGCCATTGCATTACCGAATATAGGGAACTTAAATAAGGATTTTTTTGCGACGAACTTAAACTGCCATGGGCTTAAAAAATGAAACAGCAAAGGAATGTCGAAAAAGCTTTGGTGATTGACCATGAAAACGTAAGTTTGATTTTCATCAAGAGCACTGAGGTCTACATCAAATTCGCATCCACTGTTTTTTATCATGGCCTTTCCCCAGGTCCGTTCGCACCAGTGGAAAGTTTTTTGAGTTTTAGAAAAAATGATTACGAAAGAATAAAAAATAGTTTGTGGAAAAAACAGTAAGTAGAAATATATAAGTCTTAGCATTTTTGTTGTAGATAAATATTTAGTGTTAAAAGTTAATAAAAATATGATGATATAAATATTTAAAGATAAATTAGATCCCGAAAGATATGCTTTGGAATTTTGCATTCTTTAACCATTAACTTGATAGTTTAATTTAGCACGGGAAACAAGAGTAGATCTTAAAAAGAAAAAGTTTAGTGTATAAAGCCGTTGTCGTATAATGGATCAAAGGTTTTACACAAAAATGGCTGTGAGGTTAACCTCACAGCCATATAGTAATAATTTGAAACTGTTAATTGATTTTAGGGCTATTCATAAAGACTAGTGGACTCGTTTTAA
This window encodes:
- the frr gene encoding ribosome recycling factor is translated as MINEIMSDGIKRMEGALTSLSGDFVRLRTGRASTGLIDHVKVDYYGTPTPINQLASVAVPDSRTITIQPWDKGAFALIDKALLKSDLGLNPVNDGKLIRISIPPLTEERRKDLVKVAKKFTEDSKVAIRNVRRDMNDTLKKLEKDKEINEDEMHNSQDDVQKHTDEFIKKCDDLFLAKEKEILEI
- a CDS encoding TetR/AcrR family transcriptional regulator, translating into MARKQKEKSQQTKEELINSAEELFGLNGYMATTVAEITTHAGYSKGSFYRHWVSKDKLFLEIVENKLTTYRNSRDQRLDKAQSLEEVMHIIWDFLEVIVQDYNWAKVFLEFTVYASRIPELRDDLSLSQYRLSEKVFANLVSKFIETDYHPEKLGAFNTVLFEGFMVQNALQTGFVDLKDVREAAITLALANGLKK
- the rpsB gene encoding 30S ribosomal protein S2; protein product: MAYVTMKQMLETGVHFGHQTRRWNPKMRPYIFGARNGIHIMDLQQTVKLFRKAHDFIADSVAKGGKVLFIGTKRQAQEAVATEAARAGMFHVTHRWMGGTLTNFQTIKRRIDRLKNLEEMFEDGSIKRFPKKEIVMMGREVKKLTLALGGIKDLNGAPAVAFVIDPKREHIAILECRKLGIPVVAVVDSNCDPDLVDYIIPGNDDAIRAIKLFAAHMADACIEGAARRKEETTMVEEKTKATEKAVAPETKEEETAQEAK
- the tsf gene encoding translation elongation factor Ts yields the protein MAAVTAQMVKSLRELTGVGMMDCKKALAECDGDEEKAVTYLREKGLSKAAKKAGRTTSEGLIGSYMHSNGKLSAIVEVKCETDFVAKSDQFIQLTKDVAMQVAATNPLCVSPDELPQDILEKEKAIYLQQAIEEGKPANIAEKIVIGRIQKYYKEVCLLEQPFIKDDKKSIKDLVNETIAILGENMQIGRFARINLAEAASGAEEAEEE
- a CDS encoding TRAP transporter small permease, whose translation is MSELKSSNLISKLETILKNIAAFCLLSMALLTGADIIFRGALGSPIFGVEEIIAVLAVLTTGLSLGYTHSQKSNIGVEFLVSKFKHRTRHNINCATNIVSAALFAVVAWRLVLYGQSLKDAGEVTMTLALPTYMIIYSLAFGFGCFTLTLLKEIAKHLLGDK
- a CDS encoding TRAP transporter substrate-binding protein, with amino-acid sequence MKRLLLTFIALVIGFAAMPFSANAAPITLTYSCFFPPTHVQSKLAEAWCKEVEKRTDNKIKISYFPGGTLTKAKQCYDGVVEGISDIGLSALAYSRGRFPTMAAVDLPLGYKSGTAATKVANEVYEKFKPKEFNDVAPMYFHAHGPGLLFTAKTPVKTLEDLKGLKLRGTGNCAELIKILGGAPVAMSMPDSYQAIRKGVVNGGMYPMESNKGWKMADVVDYCTLDFPVGYTTTFFIVMNKDKWNSIPADLQKIITEINKEWAKKHGQAWDESDAVGKEFLTKKGGKFITLSKAEGARWKEKAAPMMDKYVKVTNSKGLNGKEILDFTVQSLKKCNN
- the pyrH gene encoding UMP kinase, coding for MDKLHYSRVMIKLSGEALAGDQQFGIEPAAINKFCREIAAVAKTGVQVALVIGGGNIFRGLSASAKGMDRSSADYMGMLATVMNALAVQDALEKLDCDTRVLSAIPMQAVAEPYIRRRAIRHLEKGRVVICAAGTGNPFFTTDTAAALRAMELKAEAIIKATKVDGVYDKDPMKYSDAVKFESITYIETLEKRIGVMDSTAISLAMDNNLPIIVFNLFEEGNITRVVKGEKIGTIVHGGKND
- a CDS encoding isoprenyl transferase codes for the protein MMPRHVAIIMDGNGRWAKARDLARSEGHKAGTEAAKAIVEKSRELGIKYLTLYTFSKENWARPKDEIAQLFNLLTVFLKKELLNLCEQDIRLNVLGELSDFPFGVKQVVAHTIKKTQHCSSMTLNLALNYSGRDELVRACKKLISSGLREDQITQETISENLYTAGQPDPDLIIRTSGEQRLSNYLLFQAAYSELYFTDVYWPDFTPDELEKALADFTKRQRRFGKTGDQI
- a CDS encoding ribonuclease J — protein: MSEHQLTVCPLGGLGEIGLNCMMLSTEENVVIVDCGLLFPDNALFGVDVAIPRFDHILALKDRLKAIVLTHGHEDHIGALPWLLPYINVPVYGSKFTLGLVENKLQEHNLIDYVDLREVKAYDRVQFGDLFFNFFPVCHSIIDGFALGIETPVGRIIHTGDFKIDRTPLDGHGTDLNAIKEFSSQGVTLLLSDSTNIEQDGYALTERDIKGAMRNIFEDAEGRILVTLFSSHIQRMQEIFDLAAETGRKVAISGRSLARNIDLARDLGQIRIASSAIVEIEDLPYYDNHEIVILVTGSQGEALAALSRLSTAEHRQLKIHKGDLILMSSRFIPGNTKAITRVINRLYKLGAEVLHEKKHGIHASGHAHKEELRTMLETVKPKYFIPVHGEYRHLVKHSRLAVETGVAPERALVIEDGEPITFLTHGIRVEEAIPVQCTLVDGKGVGDVGQSVIKERQLLAGEGLVIVSIVIDVNTGEIIRGPEVTSKGFVFEQKYSHVLEDAKCIILDVFENIPPGQTVKLKERIRSALRRFFRKVLGRDPVVIPLIISLTGNEAQEIDSKCEI
- a CDS encoding fumarylacetoacetate hydrolase family protein, which produces MKVFRIKHNGSVFYATIEDNNFFKPLLSKDNEKSLLPATECTILPVAVPSKIICAGLNYHEHARELGMEIPEDPMIFFKPPSAVIGNGDKIVIPAMSEQVDFEGELAIIIGQTGKNILPENVAKHIFGYTCANDVTARDLQKKDTIFARAKGFDTFAPIGPCIETGITDPNSLSLRTIVNGKVRQEGNTSDMIYNPVQLVSFISHIMTLTPGDVILTGTPPGIGTLSPEDKVDVEIEGVGILSNTVINHEPIRTPVQ
- a CDS encoding sulfite exporter TauE/SafE family protein, which translates into the protein MRFIWLIFIFFVVSVVPFQVSAHPLGEVVQETTVQNEGERILIIYETAIGPSITATLVPDADHDGEVTPKEEADLAQAIHKILYPNIEVVLDGKAVAMDLYYDSVAPAVGGYNNGLRLNLIYSLSIFNNSNNHDLKISDHNFRAGELKWLKWFVQAEPNVSKVATSKDSRTLDYAFTSNAVSKINSESTLGVSENINDKSALTPEPKENSSQAALREYLAQENLGALATIVALGMAFILGMGHALSPGHGKAMVAAYLIGRSGKIKDAFTLGIIVTITHVASVIVLGVIALLLSRYFLPGDLYPWLGAFSGLLVFIVGYVMLAKRALSGHHHHHHHSNENESTKESGEVSWWSMLSLGIAGGMVPCPTALVVLLAAVALGRIVFGLMLIFAFSFGLAAVLILIGILTVRASKLVDTFSGSRRWIENLPVASAGLVMVAGIAIALNALSAGGILKFLP